TTGGAACCGCATCAAGGCTGAAGAAAAGGCCGAGCGAGCAGAACGCCGCGCTAAGCTTGGCTTGGAAACTATTGATAAAACACGTTATCTTGACGATATCCCGAACGCCTTCCCGGCTCTCCTACGCGCGTTAAAGCTACAGCAAAAAGCAGCCAAAGTCGGTTTCGATTGGTCGGAAGCAGCACCTATACTGGACAAGATCGCGGAAGAAACAGCCGAGCTCAAAGAAGCAATGGCGGCGCAGGACAAAGCCAATATTGCGGAAGAATATGGCGATCTGCTTTTCGCAATGGTCAATCTCGGCCGGCATTTAGAAATTGATGCCGAAACAGCGCTCATTGCAGCGAACGACAAATTCAAGCGTCGCTTTGATTTCATCGAAAAGTCGTTGAAGGAATCAGGCAGCAGCCTTGAGGCAGCACGGCTCGATGACATGGAAGCAATCTGGGTCGAGGCAAAGAAAAACGGGCTGTAACTAGCCCCGATAATTCAAATTTTGTCTTCCCAATTTGGTCGAAACATCTGATAGACGCCCTCTGTGGTCGCATAATCCATATAGCCAAGTCGGGTCACCGGCTTAGCTTTTTTAATGTCGAACAGACCATCCGTAAGCACTCGGTCGTCAATATGCACACCAACGACCTCGCCAATCACCATGTAGTTGTCGGTCGGCCTGCCCTCTTTGTCCTGCAAGCGCTTAATCTCCACGGCGACGCACTCCAGCGCAGCGTAGGCTTCTTTCACATATGGCGCCGCGATGAGTTTGCTGTGCGCAATCGTCAGCCCAGCATATTCAAATTCGCTGGTCCCGCGCGGAGCGTTGATCGATGAAGCGTTCATCTTCTCTTTGAGATGATCGCTCACCAGATTGGCCGTGAACTCGCCCGTCTCTTCAATAAACGAAACACTGTCTTTAAAACCGCTTGATGAAAACATCACCATCGGCGGCGTATCGCATATTGCATTGAAGAATGAATATGGAGCGAGGTTGACCGCGCCATTTTTTGACCGCGTCCCGATCCAGCCAATCGGACGCGGTGCGACAATCGCTTTGAATGGATTGTGAGGAAGATTATGACCGACTGATGGCTCATAAAACATCTGTTTTTCCATTAGTTAAGGCTGAGCTATAAAGCGAAAGATCAGGATGACCACGGCCCGCTGTAATCAGAGACAATCTTGTCCATTTCAGCTCTCGGGCGTTCGGGCATCTTGTTTTGCGCCGTACCAATATGAACGAACCCAGCAACCCGCTCTTCAGGTGAGAGACCAAGAAACGCACGTGCTGGCGCATCGTCTGAATACCAGTTGGTGATCCAGTTGGTTGCGTAGCCAAGCGCGTTCGCAGCAGTACAAAGATTCATGGCCACGGCACCTGCCGAAAGAAACTGCTCCCATTCCGGGATACGTTCATGGGCAACTGGTGACGAAACAATGCCAATGACCAACGGTGCGCGAGCAAAGCGCGCACGTTCCTGATCTTTGCGGCTATCATTCAAAGGCCCCTCCCGCTCTTCTGCGCGCTTGGCCAGATATTCGCCTACCTTGTGACGAGCGTCACCACGATAAAGAATAAAGCGCCACGGTGTAAGACGTCCATGATCCGGTACGCGTGCTGCCACTTTCAACAATTCGTCTAGTTCAGTCCCCTGCGGTGCTGGTTCTGAAATGGCGGAAATAGGCGTAGAGCTGCGCTGGGCCAGAAAATCAAACACCGGATGCGTCACGGAAATCCCTCATCGCTAAAATCTGCATATATGACTCCACTTAGAGCATAATCCGACAGGAATGAAACAATGATCGATAAGATTATGCTTCAACCAGAAAACTTCGGAGCGCTAATCTAATAAAATCAGATCGAACGCACTCTCAACGGAGGCGGGTTCTTCTCGCGCGACATCATAAAGGTGTAAAGCCAAAAATCTGTGACGCAGCATATCTCCCGTGTATAAATTTGCCATGATAACGGTCGATTTGGCCTTGAATTCGCCACCCGCTTGGGTTCAAAACATCATCATGTCAGATATTCTGGGTCTGTTTCAAACAAGCAGTGCAAAATCATCGCGCAGCAAGTCATTTGTGGCGACGCTGTCGGTTGTCCTGATTGCTTCTTCTGCATTCGCTCAAGGCCCTGGCGGGCCGGGTGGATCCGGCGGTGGCATAGGGGGTGGCTTTGGCGGAGGTCCGCAAGGCAATCCCGGTAGCGGCTTCAAACTGCCAAGTTTCCAACTGGAGCCCCCAGCACCAGCACCTGCTGCCCCACCAGCTATGCAGGCTCCATCGGGTAGCAACGGAACAATTCAGACGAATACCACAATCGGCCTTCCGAATTTCCCGGAGCCAAAGCTCAATTTGCCGACGCTCAGTCCTTATGCAAGCCCGACAAGCCCTGAGAACAATCCTCTGGTCAAAACGAGTGAGCTGGATTTGAAAGCACGTCTCAATCAGGACGGCCCGGATATTTCGACCGGCCTCGTATGGCGTGTCTTTGCACCTGAAGTTGGCCCCGATGGTCAGCTCGCACTTATCGCCTCGTCAAAAGGCGGCAGCACAGTGTTCAATCTACCAGAAGGCAGTTATCTGGTGCATGCCGCTTATGGCCGTGCGGGCGCGACAAAGCGCATTACACTCACCAATGCCAGTCGTCATGAAGTGATGACTCTCGATGCGGGTGGCATGAAGCTGAGTGCTGTCCTGCCGGATGAAGGTAAGATCAAAGGCGATCTCGTTCGCTTCTCCATTTATGCCGACGAAGATAACAACGACCGTTCTCTCATTGTCCCGGATGTGAAGCCGGACACAATCATCCGATTGAATAGCGGCACTTATCACGTGGTTTCAAACTATGGCTCCGCAAATGCTGTTATCCGCGCAGATATTCGCGTGGAAGCAGGCAAGCTGACCGAAGCAACAGTGCAGCATCGCGCGGCGGAAGTTGTATTGAAGCTGGTGCGTGAAAAAGGCGGCGAGGCTCTTGCCGACACGTCATGGTCAATCCTGAACGCTTCTGGCGATGTTGTACGCGAAAGCGCTGGTGCTTACTCGTCGATGGTTTTGATTGAAGGCGACTATGTTGCTGTCGCCAAGAACAAAGACCGAATCTATCAGCGCGATTTCAAAGTGACATCTGGCGCAAATGGCGAAGTAGAAGTGGTCGCAAACCGTGAATCCGAAGCACCCGATGACGGTTTCTCAGGGCAAGACTGATTGAACACGCATTTTCATAAAAAAGGCCCGCTTTCGCGGGCCTTTTTATTATTTCGCATCGTTCTTCAAACGTACCAGATCAGGTGGCGTTGCTTCTTCTGACAATTGAGCAATCGCTTCGTCCAGCGTCATCGACACCTGAGCCTGCGAACCAAGACGACGCATATTGACCGTCTTTTCTTCAGCTTCTCGCATACCGCAAACGAGAATGACCGGAACCTTCTGCAGCGAATGCTCGCGGACCTTGTAGTTGATCTTCTCGTTGCGCACGTCGGTGATGACCTGCAAGCCAGCAGCCTTGAGCTTGGCCGCAACCTCAGCTGCATAACCGTCAGCTTCCGAGGTAATTGTCGCAACAACAACCTGAATCGGCGCAAACCAAAGCGGCATGTGTCCAGCAAAATTCTCGATCAGAATGCCCAGGAAACGCTCCATCGAACCGCAGATTGCACGATGGATCATAACCGGTTGGGTCTTTTCAGAATTGCTGTCGATGTAGAATGCACCGAAGCGTTCCGGCAGATTGAAGTCAACCTGCGTCGTTCCGCACTGCCACTCACGACCGATTGCATCCTTCAGCGTATATTCGAACTTCGGACCGTAGAACGCACCCTCGCCCGGCAGAATACCGGTCTTGATGTCATCCGACTGTTCCTTGATCTGTTCAAGAACCGTCATCATCACGCTTTCAGCGCGATCCCACAATTCGTCCGAACCGACGCGCTTTTCAGGCCGTGTGGACAGCTTGATCGTGATCCCTTTGAAGCCGAAGTCTTTGTAGACCGACAGAATGAGATCATTGATCCGCAAGCATTCTGAAGCCATCTGTTCTTCGGTGCAGAACACATGCGCGTCGTCCTGTGTGAAGCCGCGAACACGCATAAGACCATGCAGCGCGCCCGATGGTTCGTAGCGATGCACATTGCCAAATTCTGCAAGCTTTATAGGCAGATCGCGGTAAGACTTAAGACCATGCTTAAATATCTGAACGTGACCTGGACAATTCATTGGCTTGAGCGCAAACACGCGATCATCGTCGGTATCATCACCGGCAACAGTCACCTTGAACATGTTGTCGCGATACCAGCCCCAGTGACCGGACGTTTCCCAAAGGGACTTGTCCAGTACCTGTGGCGCATTCACTTCCTGATAGCCATGGCTGTCGAGACGACGACGCATATAGCTTACCAGCGTCTGGAACATACGCCAGCCTTTGGCATGCCAGAACACAACGCCCGGACCTTCTTCCTGGAAATGGAACAGGTCCATTTCGCGGCCAAGGCGGCGGTGATCGCGCTTTTCAGCTTCTTCAAGCATATGGAGATAAGCTTGAAGATCATTGTCGTTGGCAAATGCCGTACCATAGATGCGTGTCAACATCGGGTTATTGGCATCGCCGCGCCAATATGCGCCTGCAACTTTCATCAGCTTGAAGGAATTGCCGATCTGGCCAGTGGACGCCATATGCGGGCCACGGCAAAGATCGAACCATTCGCCCTGATTGTAGATCTTAAGATCCTGGCCTTCAGGGATCGCATCGACGAGCTCAACCTTGTAGCTCTCGCCTTTATCGGCAAAAACCTGCTTGGCCGTCTCACGCGACCAAACCTGCTTGGTGAACGGCTTGTTGCGCTGAATGATTTCGCGCATCTTCTTTTCGATCACTGGCAGGTCATCAGGCGTGAACGGTTCATTACGCGCGAAGTCGTAATAAAAGCCATTCTCGATGACTGGGCCGATCGTTACCTGCGTTCCCGGGAAAAGCTCCTGCACGGCTTCAGCCAAAACGTGAGCCGTGTCGTGACGGATCAGTTCCAGCGAGCGCGGGTCTTCACGGGTCAGAATTTCGATGGCACCGGAAGCACCAAGCGGATCAGAAAGATCACGCACGGTACCGTCTACGGCATAAGCCACAGCCTTCTTTGCAAGTGATTTGGAGATTGATTCTGCAAGTTCGGCACCGGTTGTGGCGGCATTATATTCGCGCACCGAGCCATCGGGAAATTGCATGGAAACATTCGACATCATATTCTTCCTTATCCAGTCCCGCCAACGATTGCGGGTGGTTTACGCACGAAGCAGCTCTGCACCAATATAAGTACAGAACTGCCCTTTTGCTGCTCTACATTTCGATTAAAATGCTTATGCAACTTTGAATGAAGACTGGCTATTAATCTTTTTTCGCCAGTCCGTAAAGCAAAAGCGCCGTGGCAAACTGCATCACGGCACCGTTAAAACTCCAAAAACTAAATGAACTCAGTTACGGATGGCGAGGCAGGGAACGCCCTGCTGCTTGAGCTTCGCACAGGTCTTTTCAGCGGCATCCGAATCTTTGAAGCCTGTGAAACGAACACGATAAACCTTGCGACCACGCGGAGCCGTCGAAATCTCAGCCTTCGTACCCGGAACCAAACGGCTCACAACAGGCATATACTTGGCCTGTAACTCGTCTGCACCTTTGCGCGATGGGGTCACGCCAACCTGAACGCGCCAGGCAGATATTGCAGATTTCACCAGAAAGCCACCATCGCCCTGCTCGATTTTGGAATCGTCGATCATGTCCGCTACAGCATCGACTTTCGGCTTTTGGGGCTTAAGCGGCGAGATAACCGGCAATGGTGTCTGAACTGCCGCAACAATTTCTTCGGTCGCCGTTCCAGTGCCTTCAGTGCCAAAGCGCGTTAGTAGCTTTGCCATCCGGTCATCACGTTCCCGCGACGAACCGGCACCAAGCACAACGCCCACAAGATGCTTGTCATTGATTATTGCAGAAGAAACAAGATTGTAGCCCGAAACATCGGTATAGCCGGTCTTGATCCCATCGACGCCCTGATAACGATACATCAGGTTGTTATGGCCGTTAAACGGACGGCCCTTGTAGGTGAACGAACGCTGGGAAAACAGCGCGTATTCCTGCGGGAAATCACGACGGAGCGACATGCCAAGTACGGCCATGTCGCGGGCGGTCGTCAGCTGTGTCATCTTTGCGGTCAAGCCCGATGGGTTGGCGAAATATGTGCTTTTCATGCCAAGGTTCCGGGCTCTCTGCGTCATGAGACGACCAAAACCTGATTCCGAACCACCCAGATATTCGCCAACAACGGTTGCGGCATCATTTGCAGAAACAATGACCATACCGTTGACGGCATCACGGACGGAAATCGTCTCGCCAGCCTTCAGATACAGCTTCATTCTAACTTTTGCAGCTGCATTCTTGGAGATGGGCATTTCATCATCCCAATGCAGTTTTCCGGTCTTGAGCGCTTCAAATGTCAGGTAAAGCGTCATCATCTTGGCCAATGATGCGGGAGCGTGTTGCTCCGTTGCATCATCTTGTCCCAGAACGATACCGGTATCGGCATCGAAAACCACCCACGATACATTCGCCATGGCGCTAGTGGAGCATAGAATGCTGGCACCAAGCGCAACACCGGCTACTAGCAGGGAGGTGCGGGACGACGATTTCGGCATAATGACTCGCAAGAA
This sequence is a window from Ochrobactrum quorumnocens. Protein-coding genes within it:
- the mazG gene encoding nucleoside triphosphate pyrophosphohydrolase; translation: MEPSRNINRLLEIMVALRDPETGCPWDVEQTSRSIAPYTLEEVYEVLDAIERDDVDDFREELGDLLLQVVFHSRMAEEQGQFAFGDVVEAITHKMIRRHPHVFGDAEARSAGMAKGSWNRIKAEEKAERAERRAKLGLETIDKTRYLDDIPNAFPALLRALKLQQKAAKVGFDWSEAAPILDKIAEETAELKEAMAAQDKANIAEEYGDLLFAMVNLGRHLEIDAETALIAANDKFKRRFDFIEKSLKESGSSLEAARLDDMEAIWVEAKKNGL
- a CDS encoding flavin reductase family protein, giving the protein MFYEPSVGHNLPHNPFKAIVAPRPIGWIGTRSKNGAVNLAPYSFFNAICDTPPMVMFSSSGFKDSVSFIEETGEFTANLVSDHLKEKMNASSINAPRGTSEFEYAGLTIAHSKLIAAPYVKEAYAALECVAVEIKRLQDKEGRPTDNYMVIGEVVGVHIDDRVLTDGLFDIKKAKPVTRLGYMDYATTEGVYQMFRPNWEDKI
- a CDS encoding nitroreductase family protein; this translates as MTHPVFDFLAQRSSTPISAISEPAPQGTELDELLKVAARVPDHGRLTPWRFILYRGDARHKVGEYLAKRAEEREGPLNDSRKDQERARFARAPLVIGIVSSPVAHERIPEWEQFLSAGAVAMNLCTAANALGYATNWITNWYSDDAPARAFLGLSPEERVAGFVHIGTAQNKMPERPRAEMDKIVSDYSGPWSS
- the thrS gene encoding threonine--tRNA ligase, with amino-acid sequence MMSNVSMQFPDGSVREYNAATTGAELAESISKSLAKKAVAYAVDGTVRDLSDPLGASGAIEILTREDPRSLELIRHDTAHVLAEAVQELFPGTQVTIGPVIENGFYYDFARNEPFTPDDLPVIEKKMREIIQRNKPFTKQVWSRETAKQVFADKGESYKVELVDAIPEGQDLKIYNQGEWFDLCRGPHMASTGQIGNSFKLMKVAGAYWRGDANNPMLTRIYGTAFANDNDLQAYLHMLEEAEKRDHRRLGREMDLFHFQEEGPGVVFWHAKGWRMFQTLVSYMRRRLDSHGYQEVNAPQVLDKSLWETSGHWGWYRDNMFKVTVAGDDTDDDRVFALKPMNCPGHVQIFKHGLKSYRDLPIKLAEFGNVHRYEPSGALHGLMRVRGFTQDDAHVFCTEEQMASECLRINDLILSVYKDFGFKGITIKLSTRPEKRVGSDELWDRAESVMMTVLEQIKEQSDDIKTGILPGEGAFYGPKFEYTLKDAIGREWQCGTTQVDFNLPERFGAFYIDSNSEKTQPVMIHRAICGSMERFLGILIENFAGHMPLWFAPIQVVVATITSEADGYAAEVAAKLKAAGLQVITDVRNEKINYKVREHSLQKVPVILVCGMREAEEKTVNMRRLGSQAQVSMTLDEAIAQLSEEATPPDLVRLKNDAK
- a CDS encoding D-alanyl-D-alanine carboxypeptidase, which produces MPKSSSRTSLLVAGVALGASILCSTSAMANVSWVVFDADTGIVLGQDDATEQHAPASLAKMMTLYLTFEALKTGKLHWDDEMPISKNAAAKVRMKLYLKAGETISVRDAVNGMVIVSANDAATVVGEYLGGSESGFGRLMTQRARNLGMKSTYFANPSGLTAKMTQLTTARDMAVLGMSLRRDFPQEYALFSQRSFTYKGRPFNGHNNLMYRYQGVDGIKTGYTDVSGYNLVSSAIINDKHLVGVVLGAGSSRERDDRMAKLLTRFGTEGTGTATEEIVAAVQTPLPVISPLKPQKPKVDAVADMIDDSKIEQGDGGFLVKSAISAWRVQVGVTPSRKGADELQAKYMPVVSRLVPGTKAEISTAPRGRKVYRVRFTGFKDSDAAEKTCAKLKQQGVPCLAIRN